attagtgatagaaattgtgtttataaacttgttCAATTGTATTTTCAAGCgtgtttatataagtgaggttatgttcccgtatgtatagtttatttgtatcataaatgataaattattacattattagttattacataatttaaattaatatatcaaaataaatatttagcatatttattgtttttgcttattaaatttttctctattattttactaaattaaatcattaattttatgcacgtgtttatattattattgaatactgagtgtttatttaaattttatgcatttgattgagtttatactttaccaaaattatttataatagcaCTCCAGTCatttattattatgttatatcatttatatattattttttattattattttaaattatttccatgcaaaattaaaattaattttctattgtGGTAAGTAAGTAAACTTCTAACGCGCGCACAAAAGTAcacgcacacttttttttcctCTCGTCTCATTTCAGTTTACAGCCGCACATTTGATTTAGATAGTTGGGAACTGTCCACTAAATGTACGTAGAAGTTATGTCTAAAAGGTTTTATGCTctccaacaacaaaaaaaaaatcgttccgTCCCTGTGAATAGTTTATCTGTTttgtactatttttaattttgctaaaaTATATAATGTGACCGTCtgatatacctatataaaaaatatgtgagcgagtctctcagtagtttccagtgatgtgtaaatatctaatCTCGTTAAAGAGCACGTGATAAATATGCGAAAATTGAGTTTTAAACTACATTTGTTGACGCGAACCGCACGTAGATTCCgaacccgccactagaattcgctgccagagcagctacgttgactatcgaatcattctatttgcagagctgaaagctccgataaaaaaaaaatactaaacaccggctttggacctgattgtcgtcaaggaattttattaaaatactatccatcttgttaaaattcattcattaatactataacgtttcgcCCCAtctaccacagatggcagcactttgTTTACACGTGTCCGTTCCATGtatcttccgttccattcatgaactcactccttccaaatgccgtataccaagagttCAGATGTATACACATCAAAATgttgtaagaaaattttactaAAAGGTCGTGTAAAAAAATCCGGAAATTGATATTTGTTTACACGCTGAATACTTACTGTTCGAGACATCCAGTTACAGCACTAAGGAGTTTCATTTATAAACAGACACGACAAAAATATCGTGCGTATTCATCAGCGTTGCGTACGATAAATCTCGCGCACGATGATTTTGGTGAAAATTCAGTTTTGTTTAATCTAGTTCAGCTTTCAACCCAGAGAGATTCAAGAATCCAGTCATGCAATGTTTCCATTATCAAATCATAATTGGAAATGATAATTTGTAAAGCACTTAACATAAAAGTAAATTCTGGtacttattttagtttttttgggTTTTGTACCTGtgcgtttttaaaactttttaaagttttgttttgcTCGTTACTGCATAAGTGTGTGAATTATTTTGTAGAGTCTAGTGTAATTGTATTGAGCTTGCTTCACGCGTGTTTCGTTGTATTCACAAATGTGATTGCGGGTGGGTGTTCTGAAATTGCTACTGGAATTAGTTCGAACCGCGTCTAGAAATGATGTTATCTCTCTTTTTTTGTACGCACGTGTTCATCACAATAACCCCGCAAACATgtaatagaaacaaaaaaaaagaagttaatctGCACACAAGTTGCCTAAAACGAGCCATCGAGAGCTGGTAGTTTATCCACTGAAACATGGCGAACTGCCTTCGTGAAGCTGGAACGTTTACGCAAACTTTCGTTCAACGTGCCTtggaggggtgggagggggggactGATCTTTGTCGCAATAAGTGGTCGCTGTCGAACACTCATTCGCGTACGAAGCTTCAGcttactctcccccccccccccccccccctgttttttctctctctctctctctctctctctctctctctctctctctctctctctctctctcttcctcttacTTCTCTCGGGCAAACACTCTTTACCTTTCGATGCCTTCTCGTTAATTTTCAGCCTGTCCATAAAAAAGAATGTCCCAGCTATAACTGTTAATAGCATCAACTCTGAGCATTTTtatagtgttggttcaaggtcacaattaaagagtaactcaaaataGTTTTAGAcgagcgcatgcgcgagtaacTGCTTTGTTGATTtcccgcttgcagcgccacctacgcaaaatggcgactcctgggcGTTAACCTTCCGTTAGGCGCGCGCGCCTGACAGGTGCATTATTATCTTGTTTATGTTCCCTGCACGAGGTCGTGTGTCGGGGAGGGGGCTGCTATCGTCTAGCTTCCTAACTTTTGTTTCTTCTCTGGTTAGTTCATGCATGACTGTTGACGGAGTTACTTCAAGGCTGTGGCAGCCATTTTCACCCTGCAGGTGCAGCGCGACTACTGACGTAAGTTTTTCGACTATGATATTTTCAATTGCTATCTTCACCAAATTGCTTATTAATTCTATTCAATTACACACTTATTAGCTAAGATTGTGAATTTAACATTAACTACTGAAAAAATAGAATCACCTAGTAGGTGTGACGCGACTTCATGTGTTTGTTTTACAATATGTGTTTCAGGAtggctgggaaaaaaataatttataacttggATAATCCTGAAGACGTCAAGAAAATCCATAGTATGCTGTTTGATGATACTTCGGGAGATGAGGACTTTGGAGAACAATCTGATTCTGATAGTGAAGATCAGATACACGAGCGAGAGGAGAATTCAGACACTGAGCAAAGCTGTAATGAATCAGATGGTGATGATCCCGGTAATGCATCTTACTACATGGCAAACCATAAGAAAAATGGTAAGATCGTCGATTCGTACCAATGGAACAAATGCCCATGTCCGAACAAGAGGAGAAGAGGTAAGCAAAATTTGTTATTACACATCCCTGGGGTTATAGGAACAGCAATGAATGCTGAAACCATTTTAGATACCTGGCTTATTCTTTTTGATGAGTCAATACTCGACTCTGTTGTTGCATGGACAAACCAACATATTGAACTTGTAAGACCTCAATTTAATCGCCTCAGAGATGCACGTTCGACGGATGTAATAGAGATGAAGGCTTTTATGGGTTTGTTGTACCTAGCTGGTGTGTATCGTGGGTCACGCCTGAACTTAAAAGACCTTTGGGATCCCTCTGgggatggtgttgaaacatttaggCTCACCATGTCCTTAAAACGCTTGCGATTTTTGATGAGGTGTATTCGATTTGACAACAAAGAGACGAGAAATGAAAGGAAAGAACTAGATCGAATTGCACCAATACGAGaatgttttgaaacatttgttgCTAATTGCCAGAAAAGTTACTCTCTTGGAGAGAATGTCACACTTGATGAAAAATTAGAAGCATTTCGGGGTCGTTGCGGTTTCCGCCAGTACATTCCCTCAAAACCTGCCAAATATGGAATCAAGATCTTTGCACTTGTAGATTCCAAAATGTATTACACTTTCAACATGGAAGTATATGCTGGGAAACAACCATATGGACCGTATGCTGTCAGTAATCATTGTACAGATGTTGTTCATAGGATGGTATCGCCCATAGTCAACTCAGGACGAAATGTTACTACTGATAATTGGTTCAGTGATGTTCCACTTTTGAGTGATCTGGCCGATAAAAAACTATCCCTTGTtgccacactgaaaaaaaataaatggcaaATCCCTGACGTATTCAAACACATGGCTAACAGAAGTGAAAAGTCCAGTATATTTGGATTCAGAAAAGAAGGGACTTAAGTTTCCTATGTTCCtaggaaaaacaaaaatgtatttctcaTATCCAGCCTTCATTTTGACGATGCAATCGATGATTCTACTGGGCCTTCAAAAAAACCGGACatcgtaacattttacaatgaaactAAAGGTGGTGTGGATACGGTGGATAAATTGTGTGCAACGTATAACGTGGCGAGAAATGCTCGGCGGTGGCCtttggtaatattttttgctATGCTCAATGTGGCCGGTATCAACGCACAAGTCATTTACTCTGGAAACGGTTATGTTGTAGCCAACCGCAGGACATTTTTACGCCAACTTGCCAAAGGTCTTGTTTCAGAAGAAATGACATGACGCAGTGCTGAAAAACAGAATTTACACATAACACTTCGGCACAGATTGACAGAAGTAACCAAGCAGCCTCTCAAGTGTAGGGAATCGAACAGCAAATCACAAGAGATGAACGACCAAAACAATAAAAGGAAATTGTGTGAGCCTTGTCGCGAAGACAAACAACGCAaaaataccaaatattgttgCGCTACTTGTggcaaatatttgtgtttgagtCATGTCACTATTATTTGCAAAGATTGTTATGAATGTAAGACATCTTCTGCAGATGATGGTTTGGAAGTTGATAAAGAATAAGTGCAAAAGGCCTGTGAGTTGGTGAAAAAAAGACAGCTGAAAAACAAACAGTGtctgcaatttttatattttatgtgttctCTGAATTTTTAgtgcttttgttttttcattttatcatgctattttactttaaaacatatttccatCTGGACTCATTTATACGAGAAGAAAAGTTTGTATATTACCTATTAATTTCACAAAGATTTGGATTGTGTATGTACCAAATAAGAAGTGTAAATAATGCATGGAATTAATCGAAATATAAGAACTTACATATTTCATAACATATCTgactaaattatgttttatttaaatactgaaaaataattttaaaatattatacctgAATTTCTTTGTTACTGATCTACAGCtattgttttggattttttatgcatttatactgtggtaatattaacaataaattatgaagattcttatgttaaataaattttaaatttacattttaaatctttacATATATACAGTTCAAATTTACATGGTATTGTAATGAAACTCTTCAGTAGTGGGGATTTATGTTGGTGGAAATAGGAGGAGCACCTCACAGGTGCATTGCGCCAATCCATGTTTGAAACATAGGTGCGCCTATCGGAAGGTTAAAGCGTTTTTGTGTTCCGCAAGTTGCTAAGAGCGAGTATATAACTTCAGTTCAAACGTGCGTTTTCTTTTGATGTTTAATCGTCGAAGTCCCTGAACAGTTAGTTGGATTAGtctcgtaatggtcgagacgactgAGCTCTttctcgctggcctccacgttcacctggcatatagccatgcgatttttttttttatctttggggCTTTACAAAAGATCGTGTAAAGCACGATGCAtagtgatttgccagagttgagacacagaattgaagaggctgctGCTTTCAattctccggacgtgttaaccaaagtgtggaagAATTGGtatttaggttggatgtgtgccgtataactaaagttgcatatttttcacatttgtaagaaaaatatgttagtttaccttcaatttgtatgtgtgatttgttgtaaatagtgaaaatttaaatgttataccactgaaactgggaCATATTGTATCTAAGGACATTGGCATACCCGGGTACACACGCAACTACAAAACAAACAACGCAATTAGAAAACTTTTCAAGATAATAGAGTTTTACTTATttacgaaaaatatttaataatacgctgagggcaAATTACGTATGTTGTTTCCAAAATTGAATTGTTGGAATATTTACAATGGCCaaagttttcagaataatttttatgcgttaaacacctggtacagattcttgaaagcactcaagggactttcattacactttaatcttcgtttctccgccgtgtgtgttacggttaccgctcagatcaGTACAGAGGCTTGCGTTTAGAGACTACatcgcgctggaagcaccagcgagcgtcgcacttatcatcccgcctcacaaatACACCCTAGACcagtccgggggggggggggggggacccttaGTACCATTCATCGTGGGAGAAAAAGAAAATGTTCAACCTGCAGACTTGTTGGTTTAGTGGCTGGAACATGTGTTTGGTGAGCCAAAGATATCGTGTTCAGGACACGGTATTAATTTTGACACTTCTCCTTCATACCTGCGGAAGACAACGGTGAACCTTTGCGGAATCATCTCGCCTCGTACATCCTTGGGCCGTTCAACCCAATATTATCATCACATTACGCGTGTGTGTGTATTCACAAACAAGCCTTAAATTTATGAAGAACGCTGGTGACAAATTATCCGGGGATCTTCATAAATGTATCATTATCTAATTAAAATTTACGGGTACAAAGTTCACTTACTTCGAACATTACGCCACTAGAATAATCTGggcacataataaaaaaaattaaaaattgtttaagactCATTTCTTCTGCGTGTGCGTTTAACCTGTTTATACttaaaaaggggcgggggggtagaggttgcctgtaaagtcggtttacggacgatagtttaacgtgacaacgtcataacaaaacattgattaaatgattgcatacttttatgaataaaattgaataatttttattgaattatcactattttgtatggatacaaagaaggcgtgaaatgaaatctacaatttaattgataaatttacttgtatttgcactcattaattcaaatattttttattactgtaacgaagagattattttaactataacttttatacatgtttgctatttaacttcttccaatctgtgttattctgttaaggataggacgatgataggaaaagtaggaaacgaatgggagtgtttcaagtttaatgtgcctcgaaaaagtcaaatcgatggttggaccaatcaagtggaagatgcggcgcaagtgtacaatgagcgtaacgggacacaacgtaacgggacactttttcgtgcgtgcatccggcgttcatcgatttattagacgttgtcacgtcaataaagatCGGAAGTTTAAGTACGAAAATCAAGTTACTAAAAaattacgaagaattcttcgtttattAGAGAGGAATTCTTCGTTGAGAAGACAGTAAATTTACTCATTTACAACAGTGGAGAAACTGAGCTTTTGCTGAGCGcatactgtacataaaaaaaatattttttaatcttacgTACTACTTGAAATCGCGGTAATTTTGCTGACTTTATAATGAAGAGTGCGGCCCAAATAAACTAAGTGTTCTTTGCAGTTTCAGAAAACTGGATATTATTAGAAACTTCACCGCGTTTAGACTTCCCTAGCTCTATGTTCAGAAGAAAGAAGAGCGTTCTTTAAAGTGAATATTTATTAAGTGTAATAAGTTTTTTTGGTTAATACTTCGAAATAATATTTGTAGTTCGTATCGAAAGTAACTTACGAATTTACGAAAATACCTGGGTAGTCTGGAACCAGATTTGTTCGTAAATTTGAGGTGATAATTTTAATTACTGCATTAATTCGTTCGTGCTAATTATTTAAACGTTAGATTTTCAGTTATTTGTATGTTATTTCAACTTATTCTTTAATACTTCCTTCGTCGCTTTTTCTGTAGTTTTCGCAGCCCGGTTCTCGGGGaagttgaaataaattatttgaatttatagTGCAGACCGTTAGCAGAATATGCCGGGGTCATTGGTTATTATTGATCCCGCCATTTTTTTAGTGACACCAATAAGACCATCCACGTTCCATGCATTAAATTCTAGcagtatagtttaaaaaattaataatggtttGCTGTTTTGAATCAAATTAGTGTTACCATTGTAATCTTGAATTTTTGAGTCGTGGAACAATTGGGGTAATATAGGTCTGGTAAGCATAAAAAACTTGGACGAGTAGATCAATTGAAAtcgaatttggggggggggggggggcgcttaaAAGATTATGGGGAAAACTGTGACAGGTCAAGGAGAAAACAAATCACTGAAAGTTatactttaaattaataaattttttatgggaCTATAAAATTCTCTAATTGCAAATATAATACCCGTGGGTGtcaattaaatgattttttattataagGGGATTtggtattaaataaaattaaaatcatactGTAGAAAAAAATCGAATGGCAGCTACAGCTGAAAATGTTCTAATCATGTGTGCTCATTTTGTTGATTTAGCcacttttttaactttaaaaatttgcTCTAAGTAAGGGAAACCTGCAAAaatcagggattttttttaaaaataatattctgtagTAACCATTGAATTATACCTTTTTCCGGCGAAAGTCACACCACTAAAGCATTGCGCGCGTAAATAAATGTAATGGCCGTGTTATACTGTAATAATTTACTTATAAGAAATGTACTCGTAATGGTTCCAACTGCATTTTTTCGAACGATAAGACGAAAAACATCTATTGCTTTGGCTGTGAAATAAACGCATTTAAATTAACGTATAGGAAGTGATAGGTGCAATTTgtcatgtaaaatttttattgtgaCAATCACTGACTTTCTACAGACACCCTCGACATATAGAATTTTTTGCCAATGTTTTCAAGGTTGAGCTATTTATTCAAATGATTTGGCTTAAGTAATAACTTAATGAGATTCTACGTATATCTATCTCATTACATTTGATGCTTGCTTTGTGCCGGAGAAAATATCTGATCTATTGACGGTAGCAACTTCGTAGTTATAGTTATTACACCAGTCCAAATGTTGTACAGAATGACATTTCAGGGAAAGTTCAGGATAGTTTAAAATTGGCAGGGAAAGTCAGAAGTCTGTAAATGTATTTCAATtctggggaagaaaaaaaatatcatgaacATTTCCGAGTAATTGTTATTTGTAGGGAAAACTTCTTGCTCCAGTCGGTCATAAACTCAGACTGTAAAAGCATTTTTTACCCTCCATATAATGCTATACACACTATAATATGAGTTATGCAATGTTCTCTTTGAGCTAGGGCAGCAGGGAAGGTTGGATTTTCTTCagttctttcagaaaattgcaaaataaattattttttttttaaaaaaagataggaaaatttgtaattttgggcATGgacaagtcagggaaattttattagcTTGTGGTGAACATCCTAAATAAAGGCCTTGTCACCTACGCTGTGAAATATATTTGTCTCCAACGATATTTTACAATGGGGGGAAGGGTTAATATTTGACTGAAAATGACTTCCAATTTactccatcaaataaatttagacagataactttaaatatattttatttcatgtcacaatataaaagttttttttcggtCTGTGAACTATCTCAATCTGttcaattttaatctcattttgaaattaaataatgcatcacagtgctagatggaatttttgaacttgtaatgctatttgtgcatttataaatttttttaacgtaaataaATTTAGCTCATAATATTCgtcacataataaaaataaatgttttgtaattctataaggttatataaattaaattttctttttacgcaTAAAATTATTTCGCACGCAACATTCATGTtatcattattttagttatttcatttttacaa
The nucleotide sequence above comes from Bacillus rossius redtenbacheri isolate Brsri chromosome 17, Brsri_v3, whole genome shotgun sequence. Encoded proteins:
- the LOC134540756 gene encoding piggyBac transposable element-derived protein 4-like, whose protein sequence is MAGKKIIYNLDNPEDVKKIHSMLFDDTSGDEDFGEQSDSDSEDQIHEREENSDTEQSCNESDGDDPGNASYYMANHKKNGKIVDSYQWNKCPCPNKRRRGKQNLLLHIPGVIGTAMNAETILDTWLILFDESILDSVVAWTNQHIELVRPQFNRLRDARSTDVIEMKAFMGLLYLAGVYRGSRLNLKDLWDPSGDGVETFRLTMSLKRLRFLMRCIRFDNKETRNERKELDRIAPIRECFETFVANCQKSYSLGENVTLDEKLEAFRGRCGFRQYIPSKPAKYGIKIFALVDSKMYYTFNMEVYAGKQPYGPYAVSNHCTDVVHRMVSPIVNSGRNVTTDNWFSDVPLLSDLADKKLSLVATLKKNKWQIPDVFKHMANRSEKSSIFGFRKEGT